The sequence ATGAGCTAATAATAAAAGCGATTGAGCCCCAAACTCGGATTTTTCCATAATTAAAAGGAAACTGCTTTTGCCACGTTCCGGCTAGAGAATCCCCTAAAGGCACCATTGGTGAAAAGAAAACGTTAAACCCGGTCATCACAAAGAATAACCATGCCCAATGACTCCCCATCATAAATGCAACAGTAAAAAGTAATGAAAGAAAAGCGAATAATCTCAATGCAGTGATAAGTTTTGATGGATCCTTTACCGCAGGCGTTAAAATTAGGCTACCAACAAAACGTGCGGTTAAACCTACACCCAATAATAGACCTATCATTGCAGGATCGACACCCTCTCCTTTTAGCCATATGGACCAAAAAGGCAAAAAGATACCGTATGAAAAGAAATAGGTAAAATAATCTAAGGCAAGCCACAATGTTGATGGAATAACCATCCAATCCCCCATTTTTAAGATGCAAAAAAACCCGCCAAGAACAAGTTCTCGAAGCGGGCTTGTACAACGGGTTTTATTATATCGTTACAAACTTATGCGTAAACTGGAAATTTAGCGCAGATATCCAAGACTTTTTGTTTCACTTTCTCAATGTTCGCTTCATCATTGATATTATCAAGGACATCACACATCCAACCGGCTAATTCACGAGCTTCCGCTTCTTTAAAACCACGACGTGTAATTGCTGGAGAACCAATACGAACACCAGAAGTTACAAATGGGCTACGTGGATCATTTGGTACACTGTTTTTGTTAACAGTGATATTTGCACGACCCAGTGCAGCATCTGCGTCTTTACCTGTAATATCTTTATCAACTAAATCTAATAAAAACAGGTGGTTTTCAGTTCCGCCAGATACTACTTTATAACCGCGATCTAAGAAAACTTCTACCATTGCTTTCGAGTTTTTAGCAACTTGTTGCTGATAAACTTTAAATTCTGGTTCCATCGCTTCTTTTAATGCAACCGCTTTACCTGCAATAACATGCATTAAAGGGCCACCTTGAGAGCCTGGGAATACAGCAGAGTTCAGTTTTTTATAAAACTCTTCATCACCACCTTTAGCAAGAATAAGACCACCACGTGGACCTGCTAAAGTTTTGTGGGTTGTTGTTGTAACAACATGCGCATGAGGAACAGGGTTAGGATAAACACCCGCAGCAACCATACCTGCTACGTGTGCCATATCAACAAATAAGAATGCACCAATGCTGTCTGCAATTTCACGCATTTTAGCCCAATCAACCAGACCAGAATAAGCAGAGAACCCACCAATGATCATTTTTGGTTGATGTTTTTTAGCTTGAACAGCGATATCTTCGTAATCGATTTTACCTGATTCATCAATACCATAAGGTACGATATTATACAGTTTACCCGAGAAGTTAACGGGTGAACCATGAGTTAAGTGGCCGCCTTGCGCTAGGTTCATACCTAAAACAGTATCACCTGGTTTTAATAATGCCATATAGACAGCGGCATTCGCTTGAGAGCCTGAGTGAGGCTGTACGTTAGCATAATCTGCACCAAATAATGCTTTTGCACGATCGATAGCCAGTTGCTCTACAACATCCACATACTCACAACCACCGTAGTAACGTTTACCCGGATAGCCTTCAGCATATTTATTTGTCAGCTGAGATCCCTGCGCCTGCATAACACGAGGGCTGGTATAATTTTCAGAAGCAATAAGTTCGATGTGCTCTTCTTGACGAGTCACTTCACCTTCCATTGCATTCCATAATTCTGGATCGTAATCAGCAATATTCATTTCACGTTTTAACATTCACATCTCCTGACTCAGCTAACTTCACTAAAGACAAACTCCCATTTGGGAGAAAGAATGCCATACAGTGTAAACTCTTTTTCTTCATTGAGATACCCCTTAATGAAAAAATACGCAATCGTTTGCCATCCAATTATAACAGTACATTATTACTTTTTAACAACCTCATTTTATCCTGCGCTTATTCCTCTTTTTGAGGCACATCTCGTCTTATTTTGCAAACCCCCCACATCATTCTCTAAGAATTGAGATTTTTTGTTAAAAAATAAAAACAGAGATTTACAAAATAATCAAAAAGAGATAAGTTGCATATAAAATGCAATTTATAAAAATTCACAATAAACTGAAAATTTTTCAGGAGCAATTATGTTAGATGCACAAACTATCACGACAATTAAATCAACAATTCCCCTCATTGCTAGAACAGGTCCTGCATTAACTGCCCATTTTTATGAGCGAATGTTTTCTCGCCATCCAGAGTTAAAAGACATTTTCACGATGAGTCATCAAAGCAGTGGTGCGCAACGTGAAGCCTTATTTAATGCGATATGTGCTTATGCAATGAACATTGAAAACTTAGCCACCATTTTGCCTGCTGTTGAAAAAATCGCACAAAAACACGCCAGTTTAAATATTCTTCCTGAACACTATCCCATCGTTGGTGAAAATTTATTAGCCACAATTGATGAGATGTTTAGTCCTGGACAAGAAGTACTCGACGCTTGGGGTGCGGCTTATCAAGTATTGGCTGATGTCTTTATCAAACGCGAAGAGCAAATTTATCAACAAAAAGAACAAGCAAACGGAGGTTGGAGAGGACTACGAAACTTTAAAGTTAAACATAAAGTAAAACAAAGTGATGTTATTACCAGTTTTGAATTAGAGCCCGAAGATGGACTTCCTGTGACTGCTTATCAAGCAGGGCAATATTTAAGTCTTTATATCCGTAATGAACATCTTGAAAACCAAGAAATACGTCAATATTCATTAACTCAATCTTCAAATAATAAAACCTATCGCATCGCAGTAAAACGCGAAGATCAAGGCATTTTATCCAATTTTCTTCATAACCATGTTCAAGAAGGTGATACTTTACAAGTCGCAGCACCAGGGGGAGATTTTTATTTAGATGTATCACCAACCACACCAGTCACCTTAATTTCAGCTGGAGTGGGTTTAACGCCAATGCTATCTATGTTACACACACTTTCAGCTCATCAAGCTAATATTAATTGGTTACATGCGGCTGAACATGGTGGTGTTCATGCGTTTAAAGATGAAGTTAATCAAATCGGCAATCAACTTTCGCACTATCAACAAGCAATATGGTATCGCACACCACGTTCTGAAGACGTGCAAAATACAGATTATCAATTCGAAGGCTTAATGACATTAAACCAAGTGGAAGATTGGTTAGTTATTCCTGATATGCATTTCTATTTTTGTGGTCCATTGCCTTTTATGCAATCTATTGCTAAGCAACTTATTGAATTAGGTATTCATAGTGAAAAACTTCATTATGAATGTTTTGGTCCTCATGCTGTTATTACACAAGATCAACAATAGAAATACCTTTATTAACGTTCAATTTTAAATTGAAGAAAAAAGCGCTGATAAAATTATATTTACTAGCGCTTTTATTGATTATTTTACTGCTTTTTATGATTGATATTTATTTTCAATCGCAGTAGGAATAACATGATCTTTAGCAGAAAAACCATACCAAATAACACTCGCTAAACAGAGCGTATAACCAAATAATTCACTGCCCTCTTCCACCATATTTTTAACAGCACGGTTATAATCTTCGCCTAATAATTTATGCCAAAGTATTCCCATCCCAAATAAACGAGAAAACAGTAAAATACATAATAGACCCGCGACTAACATTCCATGGCTCGGATGAGTAATAAAGTGAATTAAACCTTTTAACGTTCTCTTACCTTCTCTAATTGCAACTGCAATACAAATAAACGCCACCGTTAGCGCAAACCAAACCCAAGAACCATGTGCAATCTGATCAAATACACCGTCTAACTCACGAATTAAAATACACAAGAAAAAGCCCATAATAAGCGTGAACGCCCCCCGTTGTTCACTTTCTTGGCACGCTTTAACAAAAAAGAATAAGCAGATAATCGCGACAATAATCTCTTGACCTAATTCAGTTACCGATGTTTCAGAAATACCATTATCAAACACCAAAATATCAAGAAAGATAAATCCCGTAGTGATAGCGATTAACACTGCTGCACATAAAAATAAAGCAAGACACTTTAATAAATAATTAAACACTTTTTTGCCCATACCTTAATGATTTTTAATATTGATGATAATAACTTTCCTTAAAAGTTATTGAATAACATTTTGTGCCTTGAAGTTAACAAAAAATAGTAAAATAAATTGTTCAGTATCATCAATAGACTTGTATAAGATATAAATAGCATTATAGGCAAAACATAAAAAAACTAATTATGTACAAGAAAAAGAAAAAGCTCGATATTTTGATTAAAAATATCGAGCTTTAATAAAAATGCAGAATATATTTATTTGGCTTAAATTAATAACTAAATAGCTTCTTCGTCTTGTTCACCAGTACGAATACGAATAACACGATTCACATCAAAGACAAAAATCTTACCATCACCAATTTTACCTGTTTGTGCCGTTGTCATAATAGTCTCTACACAGGTTTCAACAATCTCATCAGAGACAACAATTTCAATCTTCACTTTAGGTAAAAAGTCGACCATGTATTCAGCGCCGCGGTAAAGCTCAGTATGCCCTTTTTGGCGACCGAAACCTTTCACTTCTGTTACGGTCATTCCCGTGATACCCACTTCGCCGAGCGCTTCTCTTACATCATCTAATTTAAACGGCTTAATTATCGCTTCAATTTTTTTCATCGTATTATCCTGCTATTACCAGTTGTGGCGACCAAAACCGCTTGTAATTGGGTATCTGCGATCTTTACCAAAATTACGACTTGTAATACGTGGCCCAACAGGGGCTTGACGTCGCTTATATTCATTAATATCGACTAATTTTATCACTTTACGGACTGTCGCTTCATCAAATCCGACTGCAACTAAATCAGATACAGATTTATCTTGTTCAACATAACCTTCAAGAATAGCATCCAGAATGTCATAAGGAGGTAAATTATCTTGGTCTGTCTGTCCCGGTGCAAGTTCTGCTGATGGTGGCCTATCAATAACACGCTGAGGAATAGCGGGTGAAAGTGTATTACGATATTTAGAAAGTTCAAAAACTAACGTTTTAGGTACATCTTTTAGTACATCAAAACCACCCGCCATATCACCATACAATGTGGAGTATCCCACGGCTGATTCACTTTTATTGCTTGTCGTTAACACTAAACGGCGACGTTTATTCGACATTGCCATCAAAATAACAGCACGACAACGTGCTTGTAAATTTTCTTCGGTAGTATCTGCCGCGGTATCTTTAAAAATAGGGGCAAGCTGAGTCATAAAAGCATCAAACATGGGTTCAATGGAAACCGTATCAAACTCAACACCTAATAAATCTGCTTGTTCTTTTGCGTCATGAATACTCATTTCTGAAGTATAACGAAATGGCATCATAACAGCCTGAACACTCTCTTTTCCTAAGGCATCAGCCGCGATAGCAACCGTTAATCCAGAATCAATACCACCAGATAATCCAAGAATTGCACCTTTAAAACCGTTTTTAATGACATAATCACGTGTTGCAAGCACTAACGCTTGATAAACTTGCGCTAAAGGTGAAAGTTCTGGCGCAGGATCTTCCATCGGAATAATATTTAATTCGTCAAATTCAACGATGGTAGTTTGCTCATCAAATGCGGCTAAACGATGCGTAATAGTACCGCGTTCATCAAATACTTTTGAACAACCATCAAACACCAACTCATCTTGACCACCAATTTGGTTAAGATAAATCACAGGAAGATGTGTTCTTTGGCAATGTTCTTTAATGAGTTGTGTACGAACATGGGGTTTTTCACGGTTATAAGGAGATGCATTAATAGATAGAACGAGATCAGCACCTGCTTGCTTTAATGCATCGATAGGTTCATTGATCCAAATATCTTCACAAATTAACAAACCTAGATGGTAGCCTTTAAATGGTACCACACAGCGCTCATTGCCTTGTTGAAAATAACGCTTCTCATCAAACACACCATAATTAGGTAATTGCTGTTTGAAATAACGCGCTTGTAATTCACCTTTATAGAAAAATGAAAGTGCATTGTAAATTTTGCCGTTTTGCCACCAAGGATGTCCAACAACAATCGCCGTTTTTTTACTTGCTTGTTCTAAACGCGTAAGTTGTGTTTCACAACGCTGTTGGAAATCAGGACGAAATAGCAGATCTTCAGGAGAGTAACCGCATAAAGCCAATTCAGAGAACATGACTAAATCAGCCTCTTCTTGTGCTTTAACGGTAGATAACATGCGTTCGCAGTTACCTTCAATATCGCCAACAACCCAATTAAGTTGAGCCATGGCGAGTTTTAGTTTACGACTCATAACAATT comes from Proteus vulgaris and encodes:
- the glyA gene encoding serine hydroxymethyltransferase, whose amino-acid sequence is MLKREMNIADYDPELWNAMEGEVTRQEEHIELIASENYTSPRVMQAQGSQLTNKYAEGYPGKRYYGGCEYVDVVEQLAIDRAKALFGADYANVQPHSGSQANAAVYMALLKPGDTVLGMNLAQGGHLTHGSPVNFSGKLYNIVPYGIDESGKIDYEDIAVQAKKHQPKMIIGGFSAYSGLVDWAKMREIADSIGAFLFVDMAHVAGMVAAGVYPNPVPHAHVVTTTTHKTLAGPRGGLILAKGGDEEFYKKLNSAVFPGSQGGPLMHVIAGKAVALKEAMEPEFKVYQQQVAKNSKAMVEVFLDRGYKVVSGGTENHLFLLDLVDKDITGKDADAALGRANITVNKNSVPNDPRSPFVTSGVRIGSPAITRRGFKEAEARELAGWMCDVLDNINDEANIEKVKQKVLDICAKFPVYA
- the hmpA gene encoding NO-inducible flavohemoprotein; amino-acid sequence: MLDAQTITTIKSTIPLIARTGPALTAHFYERMFSRHPELKDIFTMSHQSSGAQREALFNAICAYAMNIENLATILPAVEKIAQKHASLNILPEHYPIVGENLLATIDEMFSPGQEVLDAWGAAYQVLADVFIKREEQIYQQKEQANGGWRGLRNFKVKHKVKQSDVITSFELEPEDGLPVTAYQAGQYLSLYIRNEHLENQEIRQYSLTQSSNNKTYRIAVKREDQGILSNFLHNHVQEGDTLQVAAPGGDFYLDVSPTTPVTLISAGVGLTPMLSMLHTLSAHQANINWLHAAEHGGVHAFKDEVNQIGNQLSHYQQAIWYRTPRSEDVQNTDYQFEGLMTLNQVEDWLVIPDMHFYFCGPLPFMQSIAKQLIELGIHSEKLHYECFGPHAVITQDQQ
- the glnB gene encoding nitrogen regulatory protein P-II, which produces MKKIEAIIKPFKLDDVREALGEVGITGMTVTEVKGFGRQKGHTELYRGAEYMVDFLPKVKIEIVVSDEIVETCVETIMTTAQTGKIGDGKIFVFDVNRVIRIRTGEQDEEAI
- a CDS encoding NAD+ synthase; its protein translation is MSRKLKLAMAQLNWVVGDIEGNCERMLSTVKAQEEADLVMFSELALCGYSPEDLLFRPDFQQRCETQLTRLEQASKKTAIVVGHPWWQNGKIYNALSFFYKGELQARYFKQQLPNYGVFDEKRYFQQGNERCVVPFKGYHLGLLICEDIWINEPIDALKQAGADLVLSINASPYNREKPHVRTQLIKEHCQRTHLPVIYLNQIGGQDELVFDGCSKVFDERGTITHRLAAFDEQTTIVEFDELNIIPMEDPAPELSPLAQVYQALVLATRDYVIKNGFKGAILGLSGGIDSGLTVAIAADALGKESVQAVMMPFRYTSEMSIHDAKEQADLLGVEFDTVSIEPMFDAFMTQLAPIFKDTAADTTEENLQARCRAVILMAMSNKRRRLVLTTSNKSESAVGYSTLYGDMAGGFDVLKDVPKTLVFELSKYRNTLSPAIPQRVIDRPPSAELAPGQTDQDNLPPYDILDAILEGYVEQDKSVSDLVAVGFDEATVRKVIKLVDINEYKRRQAPVGPRITSRNFGKDRRYPITSGFGRHNW